In the genome of Actinomadura graeca, one region contains:
- a CDS encoding sugar ABC transporter ATP-binding protein — MAVTDANGTPAGLGRSSAEDVPVLEMRGVRKSFGGAQALAGVDFTLRPGEVHAVVGMNGAGKSTLVELICGSFPQDDGEILIDGRPQGPLTPRRAHAAGVRIVHQRRTLVAGLSVTENLLLGRLPTRAGRVLWRKAREEAAAALADLGLDVALGERAGDLGPGGQTLVEMAREVHYGGRVLILDEPTASLGGRDAERVHDLVRTLRGRGTAIVYISHHLDEVLSLADRVTIMRDGRVAAVADRAALDLPTLVRAMVGDRLVQGRPEARRSPGAPVLTLSGLGGGRLRPFDLEVRAGEVVAVLGPAGDGQAELFGLLSGLRRARSGTVAVHGAAIRSGSVAAALGAGLRCVTGDRLAYGLVPGLGVDENLDLVRRGRLRPWLVRWRDVHARARSSRERYGVTTLQDDPAVAALSGGNQQKVLLAAWLDEAPAACLLEEPTNGVDIAAKAEIHTIVDGLAERGTAVLLGSSDIDEVIRLADRVVVVRAGRAVTELPMDQVSRDDLVTLTAGGDQP; from the coding sequence ATGGCCGTGACCGACGCGAACGGAACACCGGCGGGCCTGGGGAGGTCGTCCGCGGAAGACGTCCCGGTCCTGGAGATGCGCGGCGTGCGCAAGTCCTTCGGCGGGGCGCAGGCGCTCGCGGGCGTCGACTTCACGCTGCGGCCCGGCGAGGTGCACGCGGTCGTCGGCATGAACGGCGCGGGCAAGTCGACCCTGGTGGAACTGATCTGCGGCTCGTTCCCCCAGGACGACGGCGAGATCCTCATCGACGGGCGACCCCAGGGCCCGCTCACTCCGCGTCGCGCCCACGCGGCGGGGGTGCGCATCGTCCACCAGCGGCGCACCCTCGTCGCGGGGCTGAGCGTGACCGAGAACCTGCTGCTCGGCAGGCTTCCCACCCGCGCGGGGAGGGTCCTGTGGCGGAAGGCCCGGGAGGAGGCCGCCGCCGCCCTGGCCGACCTCGGCCTGGACGTCGCCCTCGGCGAGCGCGCCGGTGACCTCGGCCCGGGTGGGCAGACGCTCGTCGAGATGGCACGGGAGGTCCACTACGGCGGGCGGGTGCTCATCCTGGACGAGCCGACCGCGTCCCTCGGCGGCCGCGACGCCGAACGCGTCCACGATCTCGTCCGCACCCTGCGCGGCCGCGGCACGGCGATCGTCTACATCTCGCACCACCTGGACGAGGTGCTGTCCCTCGCCGACCGCGTCACCATCATGCGCGACGGCCGGGTCGCGGCCGTCGCGGACCGCGCGGCGCTCGACCTGCCCACCCTGGTCCGCGCGATGGTCGGCGACCGCCTCGTGCAGGGGAGGCCGGAGGCCCGCAGATCACCCGGCGCACCGGTGCTGACGCTGTCCGGGCTCGGCGGCGGACGGCTCCGGCCGTTCGACCTGGAGGTCCGGGCCGGCGAGGTCGTCGCCGTCCTCGGCCCGGCAGGCGACGGCCAGGCAGAGCTGTTCGGGCTGCTCAGCGGGCTGCGGCGGGCGCGGTCCGGGACCGTCGCCGTGCACGGCGCCGCGATCCGGTCCGGCAGCGTCGCCGCCGCCCTCGGCGCCGGGCTGCGCTGCGTGACCGGGGACAGGCTCGCCTACGGGCTCGTGCCCGGCCTGGGCGTCGACGAGAACCTCGACCTGGTGCGGCGCGGACGGCTCCGGCCCTGGCTGGTGCGCTGGCGCGACGTGCACGCGCGCGCCCGCTCCTCCCGGGAACGCTACGGCGTCACCACGCTCCAGGACGACCCGGCGGTGGCGGCCCTGTCGGGAGGCAACCAGCAGAAGGTCCTGCTGGCGGCGTGGCTCGACGAGGCCCCCGCGGCCTGCCTGCTGGAGGAGCCGACCAACGGCGTCGACATCGCCGCCAAGGCCGAGATCCACACGATCGTCGACGGCCTCGCCGAGCGCGGCACCGCCGTCCTGCTCGGCTCCTCCGACATCGACGAGGTGATCCGGCTCGCCGACCGCGTCGTCGTGGTGCGCGCCGGCCGGGCCGTCACCGAACTGCCCATGGACCAGGTGAGCCGGGACGACCTCGTCACGCTCACCGCCGGAGGGGACCAGCCATGA
- a CDS encoding hydantoinase B/oxoprolinase family protein, protein MTATATATGTAIDPITFEVIRHRLLAITDEQGATLAAISGSTHVVEASDYNVGLYLPDGSVAAMGRTILSHASSMAAITRSVIEDCTGSPGIGPGDMFIVNDPWKGTVHAQDVGLIAPIFFEGELLAWTGAMCHMVDVGGMTPGSFCIDATDSYQEGLQMPPTKLVDGGEVRTDVWDLILNHTRMAPTVNLDLRALIGANNTAVRAMTALAGRYGAATVRTVMANLIGLSERRLRNRLALLPDARLHSRAFLDNDGGLARSRANATYEVDLVLTKRGDTLHFDLSGSSPQAGGYINCARSGMMAGIAAALLPTLAFDAPWNEGLFKPVDVACPEGLICNAARPAAVSGGALEAGWLVEMTALECLSKLAACSDELLREAQAGPAGGPDKFVLTGAGENGARQTYVIMDCLATGGAAYAHRDGAWTQGQHNIERQKISNVEAVEMDSPLLYLWRGLVADSGGAGRHRGGMSMGAAYTVHGGRDVTALNSAHGWEVPNSTGIFGGYPGAQNTRTVVRGSDVKARLAAGAVPAVDDLSGERPVMRGRQGLYPLGDDDVLATVPQAGGGWGDPLDRPAEAVQADLDFGAVTPDAAIRLYGAVLGEDGRVDAAATAARRDGLRAERRALPAELPLPEQPRGGRTRVHPMGDGLEVVEAEGRRWIACACGCVLSATDEPWRAHAALRSCRDIHAFSHATRLDDGLELRAYSCPSCGRLQATDVVRRGAAHPDDIRLLTGKEE, encoded by the coding sequence GTGACCGCCACCGCCACCGCCACCGGCACCGCCATCGACCCGATCACCTTCGAGGTGATCCGGCACCGGCTGCTGGCCATCACCGACGAGCAGGGCGCGACCCTCGCGGCCATCTCGGGCTCGACCCACGTGGTCGAGGCGAGCGACTACAACGTCGGCCTCTACCTGCCGGACGGCTCGGTCGCCGCGATGGGCCGCACGATCCTCTCGCACGCCTCGTCCATGGCGGCGATCACCCGTTCCGTCATCGAGGACTGCACCGGGTCGCCCGGCATCGGCCCCGGCGACATGTTCATCGTCAACGACCCGTGGAAGGGCACCGTCCACGCCCAGGACGTCGGCCTCATCGCGCCGATCTTCTTCGAGGGCGAGCTGCTCGCCTGGACCGGCGCGATGTGCCACATGGTCGACGTGGGCGGCATGACCCCGGGCAGCTTCTGCATCGACGCGACCGACTCCTACCAGGAGGGCCTGCAGATGCCGCCGACGAAGCTCGTCGACGGCGGCGAGGTGCGCACCGACGTGTGGGACCTGATCCTCAATCACACGCGCATGGCCCCGACCGTCAACCTGGACCTGCGCGCGCTCATCGGCGCGAACAACACGGCGGTCAGGGCGATGACCGCGCTGGCCGGCAGGTACGGCGCGGCCACGGTCCGCACGGTGATGGCCAACCTCATCGGCCTGTCGGAGCGCCGCCTGCGCAACCGGCTCGCGCTGCTGCCCGACGCGCGGCTGCACTCCCGCGCCTTCCTCGACAACGACGGCGGTCTCGCCCGGTCGCGGGCGAACGCGACCTACGAGGTGGACCTGGTGCTCACCAAGCGCGGCGACACCCTGCACTTCGACCTCTCCGGATCCTCGCCGCAGGCCGGCGGGTACATCAACTGCGCCCGCTCCGGGATGATGGCCGGGATCGCGGCGGCGCTGCTGCCGACGCTGGCCTTCGACGCCCCGTGGAACGAGGGCCTGTTCAAGCCGGTCGACGTCGCGTGCCCGGAGGGGCTGATCTGCAACGCGGCGCGCCCGGCGGCCGTCAGCGGCGGTGCGCTGGAGGCTGGCTGGCTCGTCGAGATGACGGCCCTGGAGTGCCTGTCGAAGCTCGCGGCCTGCTCCGACGAGCTGCTGCGGGAGGCCCAGGCGGGCCCCGCGGGCGGCCCCGACAAGTTCGTCCTCACCGGGGCGGGCGAGAACGGCGCGCGCCAGACCTACGTGATCATGGACTGCCTGGCCACCGGCGGCGCGGCCTACGCGCACCGCGACGGCGCCTGGACGCAGGGCCAGCACAACATCGAGCGGCAGAAGATCTCCAACGTCGAGGCCGTCGAGATGGACTCGCCGCTGCTGTACCTGTGGCGCGGCCTGGTCGCGGACTCCGGCGGGGCGGGACGGCACCGGGGCGGCATGAGCATGGGCGCGGCCTACACCGTCCACGGCGGCCGCGACGTCACCGCGCTGAACTCGGCGCACGGCTGGGAGGTGCCGAACTCCACGGGCATCTTCGGCGGCTACCCGGGCGCGCAGAACACCCGCACGGTCGTGCGCGGCAGCGACGTCAAGGCGCGTCTCGCCGCCGGGGCGGTCCCCGCGGTGGACGATCTGTCCGGCGAGCGTCCGGTCATGCGGGGCCGCCAGGGCCTCTACCCCCTCGGTGACGATGACGTCCTGGCCACCGTGCCGCAGGCGGGGGGCGGCTGGGGCGACCCGCTCGACCGGCCCGCCGAGGCCGTCCAGGCCGACCTGGACTTCGGGGCCGTCACCCCGGACGCCGCCATCCGCCTCTACGGCGCGGTCCTGGGCGAGGACGGCCGGGTCGACGCCGCCGCCACCGCCGCCCGCCGCGACGGCCTGCGCGCCGAGCGCCGGGCGCTGCCCGCCGAGCTGCCCCTGCCGGAGCAGCCGCGGGGCGGGCGGACCCGCGTCCACCCGATGGGCGACGGCCTTGAGGTCGTCGAGGCCGAGGGGCGCCGCTGGATCGCCTGCGCCTGCGGATGCGTGCTGTCCGCCACCGACGAGCCGTGGCGCGCCCACGCGGCGCTCCGCTCCTGCCGCGACATCCACGCGTTCAGCCATGCCACCCGCCTGGACGACGGCCTTGAGCTGCGCGCCTACTCCTGCCCGTCGTGCGGCCGGCTCCAGGCCACCGACGTGGTCCGGCGCGGCGCCGCCCATCCCGACGACATCCGCCTGCTCACCGGCAAGGAGGAATGA
- a CDS encoding hydantoinase/oxoprolinase family protein — translation MGTDVGGTFTDLVVLRDGRPPRLFKSPTTPDDRSQGVVDALGLAAGSYGLDLAGFCAAVVYFAHGTTAATNALIERKGAPTALLTTRGFGDTMLIQRSMTSWVGMGARTGHYSRRRNPEPIVPRSRIVEITERTDAAGGHIVALDEDEVRATLRRLRAEGVRALAVSFLWSFVNGAHEERAAEIIAQEWPEAYTTLSHEVAPVIGEYERSATTVVNGYLGPVIRDYVAGLEGRLRATGFGGDFSIMDSGGGVMRAEDAARRAASMLTSGPAGGVLASAALAARLGHRDVITSDMGGTSFDVGLIIDGEPLVERVGEVGDLHLALPRIKVTAIGAGGGSLAAVDESGVLVVGPESAGSVPGPACYGRGGDRPTVTDADVVLGIIDPACFLGGQMPLDRALAEKAIRVHVADPLGLTVEDAAAGIRRVADNQMADLLRKVTVEQGHDPRDFVVYAYGGAGPTHAYAYTEAAGIATLIVPPTSTVHSAYGAVTSDRYRAAQTTEVHRTPPGAEDPAAHLDAGRISAAFDALAAQCRADLDDDPRVRLSRVAYLKFRRQSHELPLTVPDGRITTDVLRALIEDFRAAYERIYGAGTALLGAGVEIHTLRVEGRVKITDVREGPYPGAADPDTALIGERDVHFPETGRIATRVFRGEGLGSGATLHGPAILEFVGTTVVLGPNQSLAVDHHSNLVIDCKGDA, via the coding sequence GTGGGCACGGACGTGGGCGGGACGTTCACCGATCTCGTGGTCCTGCGGGACGGGCGCCCCCCGCGGCTGTTCAAGTCGCCGACGACGCCGGACGACCGGTCCCAGGGCGTGGTCGACGCGCTGGGGCTGGCCGCCGGGTCTTACGGGCTGGACCTCGCCGGTTTCTGCGCCGCCGTCGTCTACTTCGCGCACGGCACCACCGCCGCGACCAACGCGCTCATCGAGCGCAAGGGCGCGCCGACCGCGCTGCTCACCACCCGCGGGTTCGGCGACACCATGCTCATCCAGCGGTCGATGACCTCCTGGGTCGGGATGGGCGCCCGGACGGGCCACTACAGCCGCCGCCGCAACCCCGAGCCGATCGTCCCGCGGTCGCGGATCGTGGAGATCACCGAGCGGACCGACGCCGCCGGGGGCCACATCGTCGCGCTGGACGAGGACGAGGTGCGGGCGACGCTGCGCCGGCTGCGGGCCGAGGGCGTGCGGGCGCTGGCGGTGTCGTTCCTCTGGTCGTTCGTGAACGGCGCGCACGAGGAGCGGGCCGCCGAGATCATCGCCCAGGAGTGGCCGGAAGCGTACACGACGCTCTCGCACGAGGTCGCGCCCGTCATCGGCGAGTACGAGCGGTCGGCCACGACGGTCGTCAATGGCTACCTCGGCCCGGTCATCCGCGACTACGTCGCCGGTCTGGAGGGCCGGCTGCGCGCCACCGGGTTCGGCGGCGACTTCTCGATCATGGACTCGGGCGGCGGCGTGATGCGCGCCGAGGACGCGGCGCGCCGCGCGGCGTCGATGCTCACCTCCGGGCCCGCGGGGGGCGTGCTGGCCTCGGCGGCGCTCGCGGCGCGGCTCGGGCATCGCGACGTCATCACCTCGGACATGGGCGGGACCAGCTTCGACGTCGGGCTGATCATCGATGGCGAGCCGCTGGTCGAGCGGGTCGGGGAGGTCGGCGACCTGCACCTGGCACTGCCGCGGATCAAGGTGACCGCGATCGGCGCGGGCGGCGGGTCGCTGGCGGCGGTGGACGAGTCGGGCGTGCTCGTCGTCGGCCCGGAGAGCGCGGGATCGGTGCCCGGCCCGGCCTGCTACGGCCGGGGCGGCGACCGCCCGACCGTGACCGACGCCGACGTGGTGCTCGGCATCATCGACCCGGCCTGTTTCCTCGGCGGCCAGATGCCGCTGGACCGGGCGCTCGCGGAGAAGGCGATCCGGGTGCACGTCGCCGACCCGCTCGGCCTGACGGTCGAGGACGCCGCGGCCGGTATCCGGAGGGTCGCCGACAACCAGATGGCCGACCTGCTGCGCAAGGTGACGGTCGAGCAGGGGCACGACCCGCGCGACTTCGTCGTCTACGCCTACGGCGGGGCGGGCCCCACCCACGCCTACGCCTACACGGAGGCCGCGGGCATCGCGACGCTCATCGTCCCGCCGACGTCGACGGTCCACTCCGCCTACGGCGCCGTCACCTCCGACCGGTATCGCGCGGCGCAGACCACCGAGGTGCATCGCACCCCGCCCGGCGCCGAGGACCCGGCGGCCCATCTCGATGCCGGGCGCATCTCCGCCGCCTTCGACGCGCTGGCCGCGCAATGCCGGGCCGACCTGGACGACGACCCGCGCGTCCGCCTCTCGCGGGTGGCCTACCTGAAGTTCCGCCGCCAGTCGCACGAGCTGCCCCTGACCGTCCCGGACGGCCGCATCACGACGGACGTCCTGCGGGCGCTGATCGAGGACTTCCGCGCCGCCTACGAGCGGATCTACGGCGCGGGCACCGCGCTGCTGGGCGCGGGCGTGGAGATCCACACGCTGCGCGTCGAAGGCCGGGTGAAGATCACCGACGTGCGGGAGGGGCCGTACCCGGGCGCCGCCGACCCCGACACCGCCCTCATCGGCGAACGCGACGTGCACTTCCCCGAGACCGGACGGATCGCCACCCGGGTCTTCCGCGGCGAGGGCCTCGGCAGCGGCGCCACCCTGCACGGTCCGGCGATCTTGGAGTTCGTCGGCACCACCGTCGTGCTCGGCCCGAACCAGTCCCTGGCCGTCGACCACCACAGCAATCTCGTTATCGACTGCAAGGGGGACGCGTGA
- a CDS encoding pentapeptide repeat-containing protein, which translates to MSEPTDPVAEPGASETSRPTQPPGGAPADHRRRWRARVVPPTQDQLDALSARERLELLDRRRADRHQWFNTGGILLTLVLTALGLYFTRQSLAGGQEGQLTDRYTKAVEQLGSPRQEVRLAAVYALERLAGDSGRDHNTIMDVLAAYVRVHSPAPRVATPREPAADVQAALTVLARNDRTRQPHALDLHGVRIPGADLASSASSSARRDTYFHGPYLTVAELRRSGWYVADLRGAILEGADLGHAALGAADLGSSNLRQAVLRNAGLYGARLHGADLTGADLTGADLRNADLTRVQGITPQQIRRIAQTDSTTRF; encoded by the coding sequence GTGAGCGAGCCCACCGACCCGGTCGCCGAGCCGGGAGCCAGCGAAACGAGCCGGCCGACGCAGCCGCCGGGTGGTGCCCCGGCAGACCACCGGCGCCGGTGGCGTGCCCGGGTCGTCCCGCCGACCCAGGACCAGCTCGATGCCCTGTCCGCCAGGGAACGGCTGGAACTGCTGGACAGGCGGCGCGCGGACCGGCACCAGTGGTTCAACACCGGCGGCATCCTGCTGACGCTCGTACTCACCGCGCTCGGCCTGTACTTCACCCGGCAGTCCCTCGCCGGCGGGCAGGAGGGCCAGCTCACCGACCGGTACACCAAGGCCGTCGAGCAGCTCGGCTCCCCCCGGCAGGAGGTCCGGCTCGCCGCCGTCTACGCGCTGGAACGGCTCGCCGGTGATTCCGGCCGCGACCATAACACGATCATGGACGTCCTGGCCGCCTACGTGCGCGTCCACTCGCCCGCCCCTCGCGTCGCGACACCACGCGAGCCCGCCGCCGACGTCCAGGCCGCCCTGACCGTCCTGGCCCGCAACGACCGGACGCGCCAGCCCCACGCACTCGACCTGCACGGCGTCCGGATCCCGGGCGCCGACCTCGCCAGCTCGGCATCCAGCAGCGCCAGAAGGGACACCTACTTCCACGGGCCATATCTCACCGTCGCCGAGCTGCGGCGCTCGGGCTGGTACGTCGCGGACCTGCGCGGCGCGATCCTGGAAGGCGCGGACCTCGGCCACGCCGCGCTGGGCGCAGCGGACCTGGGCAGCAGCAATCTCCGTCAAGCGGTCCTGCGCAATGCCGGCCTGTACGGTGCACGGCTCCACGGCGCCGACCTGACCGGCGCGGACCTGACCGGCGCGGACCTGCGCAACGCGGACCTGACCCGCGTGCAGGGCATCACACCACAGCAGATCCGCCGAATCGCCCAGACCGACAGCACCACCCGATTCTGA